A genomic stretch from Bordetella sp. N includes:
- a CDS encoding co-chaperone YbbN — translation MSSVQSFDPTQIFDVFGMRAVDSASFDPMVVQAPGADLRCVFLWGQDCYNCNVFKQTAMLHKDALLDLGLTWFECNVYDDVALGQRFSLHGVPAFMMFRQGKRLGRISGWPGLPQFTDAVRRLLAEPPAEQR, via the coding sequence ATGTCCAGCGTCCAGTCCTTCGACCCCACGCAGATCTTCGATGTCTTCGGCATGCGTGCCGTCGACAGCGCCAGCTTCGACCCGATGGTCGTGCAGGCGCCCGGCGCCGACCTGCGCTGCGTCTTTCTGTGGGGACAGGACTGCTACAACTGCAACGTGTTCAAGCAGACCGCAATGCTGCACAAGGACGCCTTGCTGGACCTGGGCCTGACCTGGTTCGAGTGCAATGTGTACGACGATGTGGCGCTGGGGCAGCGTTTTTCGCTGCACGGCGTGCCGGCTTTCATGATGTTCCGCCAGGGCAAGCGCCTGGGGCGGATCTCGGGCTGGCCCGGCTTGCCCCAGTTCACCGACGCGGTGCGGCGGTTGCTGGCGGAGCCGCCGGCGGAACAGCGCTGA
- the grpE gene encoding nucleotide exchange factor GrpE, translating to MTAQNEPADKGPEIDPATTAPASGETDASADPLLDLQAQLVAAQAKATEHYDQLLRVRAEAENVRRRAQEDVSKAHKFGIESFAESLVPVKDSLEAALAQQDQTLDALRAGVESTLKQLSSAFERNRLIDIAPAAGEKFDPHQHQAISSVPSDQPANTVVQTLQKGYLISDRVLRPALVMVSAGQG from the coding sequence ATGACGGCACAGAACGAGCCTGCCGATAAAGGGCCCGAGATCGACCCGGCCACCACGGCCCCCGCGTCCGGCGAAACCGACGCTTCCGCCGATCCCCTGCTGGATCTGCAAGCCCAATTGGTAGCGGCACAAGCCAAGGCCACCGAGCACTACGACCAACTGCTGCGCGTCCGTGCCGAGGCTGAAAACGTCCGCCGCCGCGCCCAGGAAGACGTATCCAAGGCCCATAAATTCGGCATCGAGTCGTTCGCCGAAAGTCTGGTGCCGGTCAAGGACAGCCTGGAAGCCGCGTTGGCCCAGCAGGATCAGACCCTGGACGCCCTGCGCGCCGGCGTGGAAAGCACCCTGAAGCAACTCAGCAGCGCCTTCGAACGCAACCGCCTGATCGACATCGCGCCGGCCGCCGGCGAGAAGTTCGACCCGCATCAGCACCAGGCGATTTCTTCCGTCCCATCCGACCAGCCGGCCAACACGGTCGTGCAGACGCTGCAAAAGGGCTACCTGATCTCCGACCGCGTGCTGCGTCCGGCCTTGGTCATGGTCTCGGCCGGGCAGGGCTGA